In a single window of the Diospyros lotus cultivar Yz01 chromosome 10, ASM1463336v1, whole genome shotgun sequence genome:
- the LOC127811246 gene encoding late embryogenesis abundant protein 1-like codes for MAVEDPVQGSNFAPRVTNLLACPPYIYLQLTSLQFISKADNVLEINQRKTYTTQRPKSVISQEKMSSSQFSAGQTHGQARAKTEDLVQSAQSTANAASEKLADSGDSAQQHKEEAAGFIQQTGEQVVQMAQGAIDGVKNTLGINEKK; via the exons ATGGCCGTTGAGGATCCAGTCCAAGGCAGCAATTTCGCTCCACGTGTCACCAACCTATTGGCCTGCCCTCCCTATATATACCTCCAACTCACAAGCCTTCAATTCATATCAAAAGCCGACAACGTTCTGGAGATCAACCAGCGGAAGACATATACTACGCAGAGACCCAAATCCGTAATTTCACAAGAGAAGATGTCGAGCAGCCAGTTCAGTGCCGGACAAACCCACGGCCAGGCCCGG GCCAAGACCGAGGATCTGGTGCAGTCGGCTCAAAGCACTGCCAACGCGGCCTCTGAGAAGTTGGCTGACTCCGGGGACTCCGCCCAGCAGCACAAGGAAGAGGCTGCGGGATTCATCCAACAG ACCGGAGAGCAAGTGGTGCAGATGGCTCAAGGCGCCATTGACGGTGTGAAGAACACACTCGGCATCAATGAGAAGAAGTGA